GAGATTTAAATATTGCGTCATATAGGTTTTACAACATGACGTTTTCGCTACTCCGGTGAAATATAGCCCTCGTTTTGGCGGCTTAGCGTCTTGGCTGGATCCAATTTGCTGTTCACTATGTCAGTGCGATTGATGAATGTTTCAACAGGGAGTGAATACATGGAATATGCACCTTGCATTAGCCAGATTGCCACGTTGTTGGCTGACCCAAAACGCAGCGCAATGATTTGGGCTTTGATGGATGGGACCGCCCGTGCGGCGGATGAGCTGGCCCTGCTGGCGGGTCTATCCACGTCTTCGGCAGGTGCCCACTTGGCGCGCTTGGCTACTGGCGGTTTATTAAAGCAGGAGGCGCGAGGCCGAAAGCGGTTCTTCCGGTTGGCTGGACCCGAGGTTGGGGCTGCGGTCGAGGCATTGGCCAGCGCATCTTTGGTCAGTATCGACCGCGTGAGCAAAAGTGTGTCGCAACCTGTTTTATCCACGCCGCCCTTGCCGCTTCGACGCGCAAGGATTTGTGCGGATCATTTAGGTGGTGAGTTAGCTGCTGAGCTGTATCAACGCCTCTTGGGAGCCGGGTGGATCGAGCAGCAGGAGCAGCGTATCGAAGTCACCAGCAAGGGCGTCGCCCAGTTTGCCCAGCGTGGGATTTATGTTCCCGCTCTGGCCCATCGAAAGCGCCAGACCGTGTGCGCATGTCCGGATTGGAGTGAACGTACACCGCACTTGGGCGGCGCCCTGGGTGCGGGCTTGCTGCAATTGTTTATTCAATTGGGGTGGTTGCGCACTACCGAAGAATCCACCGCCTTGCAGGTCTCTTCCAGCGGGCAACGTGAAATCAGCAAAATCGCGTCCGCTGCCTGATGCTACCTCGGGATGTGTTCCCTTTTTCACGGGAACACATCCGTCGCTATCAAGGTTTGACCAGTCGCGAGTCCAGGCTATTTTGCGCCATGCGCTTGGCCTGGTCCTGGGTCATGCCGAGATGGGTATGCAGCGCATGGAAATTCTCCGTCACATACCCCCCGAAGTAAGCAGGGTCGTCTGAGTTGACTGTCACCTTCACGCCTCGCTCTAGCATTTCGAGAATATTGTGTTGAGCCATATCGTCAAACACGCATAGTTTGGTGTTGGACAGAGGGCATACCGTCAGCGGAATCTGTTCGTCGATGATGCGTTGCATTAGTAGGTCGTCTTCCATAGCCCGGACGCCGTGGTCAATGCGTTCAATCTTCAACAGGTCCAGCGCTTGCCAAATATATTCGGGTGGCCCTTCTTCGCCTGCATGGGCAACCGTCAAAAAACCTTCGCTTCGCGCACGGTCGAATACTCTTTGGAACTTGCTAGGCGGGTGACCCATTTCCGAGCTGTCGAGCCCGACGGCGACAAAAGCGTCACGGAACGGCAGTGCTTGATCCAGGGTTTTTTCGGCCTCTTCTTCGCTCAAGTGGCGCAGGAAGCTAAGAATCAGACCACTGCTAATACCGAGCTTCTCCTGACCGTCTTTTAAAGCACTGGCAATACCATTTGCCACTACTTCGAACGCAATGCCTCGGTCGGTATGGGTCTGGGGATCAAAAAACGGTTCGGTATGAATGACGTTCTGTGCTTTGCACCGTTGTAAATAAGCCCAAGTCAGGTCATAGAAATCTTGTTCGGTACGCAGTACGTCGGCCCCGCGATAGTACAGATCCAGAAACTCTTGCAGATTATTGAACGCATACGCCTTGCGCAAGGTTTCGACGTCTGCCCAGGGTAAGGCGATTTTATTGCGATCGGCCAAGGCGAACAGCAATTCAGGTTCCAACGACCCTTCGAGGTGTAAGTGCAGTTCTGCCTTGGGCAGCGCGTTCAGCCAATCGTACATGTGCGTTTTCTCATCAGGAGCAGATGCAGGCATTCTACAGAGGATGCCCTACAAGAAAGCAAAACCTGACCAGCCGGTTAAATGTTCACCCTCCGATCATTACTGCTACCGTTAGCACCAAACATTTAGTAACCCCGAGCAGTCTGTACTGCACATCACCTTTCTCTCGCTGCGCGCTTTCAAAAGCCAAGGGCACCAATGCCGACCTATTTAAAAGACGAAAAATTTCTGCTCCTGGCAGTCTTTGCTGCATGTGTTGCGTTCCCTTTCGAATATTGGTTGCTGAGTCACGGCCAGGGCATTGCGTTGGCGGGTGCAATCGCGTTGGTCGTCGCTATCGTTTGCGCTTCTATGCGTGTGGCCCATCATGCGGAGCTACTAGCCCACAAGGTGGGTGATCCCTACGGCACGATGATTTTGACGTTAGCGGCGGTATTGGTCGAAGTGGTGATCTTGGCAATCATGATGAGCAACGAGCCTTCGCCCACGCTTGTGCGCGACACCATTTATTCGGCGGTGATGCTTGATATCAATGGCATTCTTGGTCTGGCAGCACTGATGGGTGGCCTAAAGCATGGCGAGCAATCGTACAACGACGATTCAGCGCGCACGTACAGCGTGATGATTCTCACTGCAATGGGCGTTTCGATGGTGGTACCTGAGTTTATTCCCGCAGGAGACTGGAAAGTTTATTCGGGGTTTACCATTGGTGCGATGGTAGTGCTCTACGCGTTGTTTTTGCGCATGCAGGTGGGGCCGCATAGTTATTTTTTCAGTTATAGCTATCCGCAGAAAAAGCGTAAAAATCAACCTGCCGACGATGAACCAATTATCAATTTGACCCGCTCTGTCGGCACGTTAGTCTTCGGCGTTGTGGTAATTGGCGCGCTGGCGGAAGTGATGTCGAAAACGGTCAACCTGGGGCTCCAAGGGACAGGTGCACCTCCCGTGATGACAGCCATTTTGGTTGCAGCGATTTCCGCCGCGCCGGAGATACTTACCGCGCTGCGCGCAGCTTTGGCTAACCGCATGCAATCAGTGGTCAACATCGCATTGGGGGCGTCGTTGTCGACGGTGATCCTGACCGTTCCGGTCATGGAGGCGATGGCGCTTTACAGTGGTCAGCCGTTCCAGATGGCAATGACGCCGGTGCAAACGGTCATGGTATTTATTACCTTGCTGGTGAGCGCAATCAACCTGAACGATGGCGAAACCAATGCTATCGAAGGCATGACCCATTTTGTGTTGTTCGCGACCTTCATCATGCTGTCGCTGCTGGGGGTTTAAGGCGCCTCGCTGAAAGCGCGGTCGAGGTCTACCCGGGATTTGTTTCACCCTTTTAGTTAATAAGATGTTGCCCAGCGTCTCGACCCGGTCGCTGGGTGGCTTTGCTGGAAACTTTGCCAGTGAAAAAACAGGGTTGACCGCGGGCTGCCCGAGCTGATTTTCCGATTTTTGATCGTAGGGGGTGGTCCCTACTTAGCCAATTCATGGTCCTTGTTAGAGCCCAAAAAATTATCTGTGAAATCGGAATGTTAAGAACGCTTATTAACGAACAAGGTGAAGGTGCTTTACTTGATATCAAGTAGGCTGGGGTTCAATCTTGCGTATACAGAATTTTACGCTAGCCTTAAGATCACATGGCGTGCAGTCATGGCTTTCAGCGTAGTGTAATTTTTGCTGTTAGCGGAGCACTAAATTGTATCTTGTTAAACTAGGAGCAATAGTCATGACTATGGATTTCAAGAAAATTTCGGCAGGCGTTATTACTATGATGGTGTTGATGGGCAACGCTCATGCGGTTACTACCTCATGTCCAGCGGTCAGCGATATTAAACAGACTGCCGAGGGACAGGGTTTTACTTATACAGCTACTGCCCCAAATGGTCAGAAGTGGACGGGTGAAAACCCGATGGCTGATGAATCGGATCTGCAAAACGTTACGTTCAAAATGGCTGCGATCCGTAGCACAAGTAGTAGTGGAGACTTTGTGGCATGTGACTACGAAGGTAAGAAGAACGAAGCCGTTAGAATGACCCTTAAAACCCAGGCAGCTGCGAAGCCTGTGGGTATTGCATGGAAAGAAAAAGAATGTAAAGAAACCAATCCGGCTCTTTGTACTTTCGAATAAGTACCATTTCGTCGATAGCACATTGAACTACCCATGACTTATCGTTTTTTCAAAAACTATCTTGCTTTTCATTAGATAAACAATTCATGATTATTCATATGGAAAGCAAGTTCCACTTTTAAAGATTCAGTTTGGTGTCGACAGTACTACCAATTCCACAGCACGATGTTCACTATCAAGCCTAAGGCACCGAGTTGATCTTACTCACCTTCACGTTAACGTTGGCAAAGCTTGCCGCGCTTGCCATGGAGCACGGCGAGGGCACAGCTGGGCTGACATTTGCCTCGGTTCAGTAGGGCTAGCATGCACAGTGTGTTTACGAACTTAGTGGCCAAGCCTACTGCTTGTTGCGCACGGTAAGCTGTTCGCCGTTTGTACGAGTTGTGCAAAAATCGAACACCGAGGCGCACACCATGAAGGGTCTGTGTTTTCGGCACTCTTGCACGGGTTATCCACAGATTGGTCCACAGTAATTGTGCGCAAGCTCGAAATGAGGGGATAAGCACCCGCCGCATTGGATCGTGTTGTCATAAGTCGCGCTAACAGACTGTTTTAAGAAGATTTTTCCTGTTACTTAGATAATTGGTTAATAAGTGATCAATTGGCGCAGAGCTATGCGTACCGGGGGGTGCGAGCGGGTGTACTCAGGTTATCCACAGCCGGGTGCACAACAGATGTGGGCAACTCTATGTCACTCCTCTGCGCGCTGGACAACAATGCGCCCGCGACTAAGATCCGCTAATTGACGCTGAAGGGTTTCAATGTATTCAGGGCCAAGCGAGAGAGTGATTTCCACGCCATTGGCGGTAAATGCTTCGTTCAGCATCAGACCATTTAACTCAGCCAAGCGTACTTTAACCATCGCAAGCTCGCTGAAACTGCAATCAAAACTCAGCCCCACCCTATGAATGAGCGGTACGCGTTCAGCCTGTTGAAGGCATTTGTTTGCACCGCCGCCGTAGGCCCTGGCCAAGCCACCAGTACCTAACTGAATTCCGCCGTACCAGCGAATCACCAGTACAACGACCTGGTCGAAATCTTGCGCTTCAATAGCGGCCAGGATCGGGCGACCTGCAGTGCCTCCGGGCTCACCGTCGTCACTGCTACGGTATTGATCGGCCAGTTTCCACGCCCAGCAATTGTGAGTGGCATTCAAATCGCTGTGTTGCTCAATATAAGTTTGAGCGTCTGCAGCGCTAGTGATGGGCGCGGCCAAGGTGATGAAGCGGCTTTTGCGAATTTCTTCCCGGTATTCGCAAGCGCCGATTAGGGTAAAAGGCATGACAGATTCCAGCTATCGACGAGACAAAGCGTCGCTTAAGAGCGTGCGTGCTCAGGCAGCTGAAGGCGTAAGCCCGCAGCCTTTGAGAATGATCCGAATCAGGTTGTCGCCGGCGTCTTCCATATCCTGCTTGGTCAGGCGCGTGCGACCGGTTACGCGACAAATTTGCGTGGCGAAGTCTGCATAATGCTGAGTGCTTCCCCACAGCAAAAAGATCAAATGTACGGGGTCGATGGAGTCCATTTTTCCTGCATCAATCCAGGTCTGAAACACGGCGGCTCGACTCTGGAACCATGCGCGATAATCTTGGCTGAAGTATTCGTTCAAGCACTCCCCGCCGCTGATGATTTCCATCGCAAAAATCCGCGAGGCTTGTGGCTGCCGCCGAGAAAACTCCATTTTCGCGCGAATGTAGCGGGTCAAGGCCTCGGCAGGATCGTCTTCCCCGCTAAGTGAGTTAAAGGTGCTGTCCCACAATTCAAGGATGTTGCTCAATACGGCAATATACAGCCCGAGTTTGTTGGTGAAGTAGTAGTGCAGGTTGGCTTTGGGCAACCCCGCATTTTGCGCAATGGTGTTCATGCTGGTGCCTTTGAAGCCGTGACGTGCGAACTCGTCTTCAGCGGCTTTAATAATCGCCTCTTCGTTTTTCTGACGGATACGGCTGGCAGGTTTAGCGACGGCGTGAGCGCAGTGCGCTGGGACTTCAAAGGTCATTGGGCGATTCCGAACGGAGTATGGGCTGCGTCATGTGAACAGATAACGCACCCGCGACGTTCCGACAAGTGGTTAGAGTGCAAATTTATTGCTTCAAGGCATCGACTTCCGGTACTGGATGGTTCGCCTGAGTCGGCAGATGACGTTCAGGCAACAGTATGCACATCACAATGGCGGTAATGCCGCCGCTGGTGATAGCAGAGTCGAACAAGGTCTGAATTATTTTTGGCAGATGGCT
The nucleotide sequence above comes from Pseudomonas sp. AB6. Encoded proteins:
- a CDS encoding helix-turn-helix transcriptional regulator — encoded protein: MEYAPCISQIATLLADPKRSAMIWALMDGTARAADELALLAGLSTSSAGAHLARLATGGLLKQEARGRKRFFRLAGPEVGAAVEALASASLVSIDRVSKSVSQPVLSTPPLPLRRARICADHLGGELAAELYQRLLGAGWIEQQEQRIEVTSKGVAQFAQRGIYVPALAHRKRQTVCACPDWSERTPHLGGALGAGLLQLFIQLGWLRTTEESTALQVSSSGQREISKIASAA
- a CDS encoding adenosine deaminase → MYDWLNALPKAELHLHLEGSLEPELLFALADRNKIALPWADVETLRKAYAFNNLQEFLDLYYRGADVLRTEQDFYDLTWAYLQRCKAQNVIHTEPFFDPQTHTDRGIAFEVVANGIASALKDGQEKLGISSGLILSFLRHLSEEEAEKTLDQALPFRDAFVAVGLDSSEMGHPPSKFQRVFDRARSEGFLTVAHAGEEGPPEYIWQALDLLKIERIDHGVRAMEDDLLMQRIIDEQIPLTVCPLSNTKLCVFDDMAQHNILEMLERGVKVTVNSDDPAYFGGYVTENFHALHTHLGMTQDQAKRMAQNSLDSRLVKP
- a CDS encoding DUF3757 domain-containing protein, translating into MTMDFKKISAGVITMMVLMGNAHAVTTSCPAVSDIKQTAEGQGFTYTATAPNGQKWTGENPMADESDLQNVTFKMAAIRSTSSSGDFVACDYEGKKNEAVRMTLKTQAAAKPVGIAWKEKECKETNPALCTFE
- a CDS encoding YigZ family protein, with translation MPFTLIGACEYREEIRKSRFITLAAPITSAADAQTYIEQHSDLNATHNCWAWKLADQYRSSDDGEPGGTAGRPILAAIEAQDFDQVVVLVIRWYGGIQLGTGGLARAYGGGANKCLQQAERVPLIHRVGLSFDCSFSELAMVKVRLAELNGLMLNEAFTANGVEITLSLGPEYIETLQRQLADLSRGRIVVQRAEE
- a CDS encoding TetR/AcrR family transcriptional regulator, giving the protein MTFEVPAHCAHAVAKPASRIRQKNEEAIIKAAEDEFARHGFKGTSMNTIAQNAGLPKANLHYYFTNKLGLYIAVLSNILELWDSTFNSLSGEDDPAEALTRYIRAKMEFSRRQPQASRIFAMEIISGGECLNEYFSQDYRAWFQSRAAVFQTWIDAGKMDSIDPVHLIFLLWGSTQHYADFATQICRVTGRTRLTKQDMEDAGDNLIRIILKGCGLTPSAA
- a CDS encoding calcium:proton antiporter, encoding MPTYLKDEKFLLLAVFAACVAFPFEYWLLSHGQGIALAGAIALVVAIVCASMRVAHHAELLAHKVGDPYGTMILTLAAVLVEVVILAIMMSNEPSPTLVRDTIYSAVMLDINGILGLAALMGGLKHGEQSYNDDSARTYSVMILTAMGVSMVVPEFIPAGDWKVYSGFTIGAMVVLYALFLRMQVGPHSYFFSYSYPQKKRKNQPADDEPIINLTRSVGTLVFGVVVIGALAEVMSKTVNLGLQGTGAPPVMTAILVAAISAAPEILTALRAALANRMQSVVNIALGASLSTVILTVPVMEAMALYSGQPFQMAMTPVQTVMVFITLLVSAINLNDGETNAIEGMTHFVLFATFIMLSLLGV